The stretch of DNA GATAATtacttctttaaaattttttattccttttttctttttaaatctcatattgattttaatataattgtatgaaaTCCAGAAAGAGTTAATTTCTAAATGCCAAATGGAATGCATTATGATTTATAGGAATATACATAAATTAAAGTAGGAATTATGaattatctatatatttatatataatagttatataaactaaaatgttatttttattttaaactataattaaaatattagagtTTTCAATCTTTTgaacatttaataattatatatttcattaataaaaagCAATTTTTTGTTGTTAGTTATTTATATTGTAGAGGGAGAGGAATTTTAAAACGAAAAGTAACATTGACTAGTTAAATAGTCcgaaataaataaagatatttattaataaatggagtataatttatatttgtgtttctatgtcattgaaaataatattaaattaatacatTGACAGTACTGAATTAAAATGGGGGTTCCATCACTGATTATACATGAATACAGTTTACTCAATGTATATCTTTGAATAACCTAGTGGGatagttcaagtggcaagtgagctctctttgtggaaAGAATTTCAGGAGAACCTGGGTTTAATTCTTGGAAGTGACAACTTGCTCATTCtcgtaaatttaccaaaaatatatatatctttgaaTAGTAAATACAAATTTTTCTCGGGATCTAAAAAAAggggttaatttttttttggtgagggaAGGGACCCGAAGGTCCCACTAATTAACGTCGCCTACATGTCGACGATCCCATAGCATCGCGATTCAGCAAACCACTTAAACCATCCGGCGGGTGATCGAGAACCGTCGTGCCCCAAGCCGCATTTTGCCCCATGTTTGCTAGGAAATCGGCGCACTGATTACCTTCACGTGAGACATGCGTAGTTTTTATCTCTTGGAACTGGTTCATGAGTGAATAACAATCTAAGATAAGCGTGGAACCGCTGGGATCTCCCCTTGGGCCGTTGTCGAGAGCCTGAACTAAGGCTTCGGAGTCTGTCTCCGCAATGATATGAGTGAACCCCCGAGTTTTGGCAATGATCAATCCGTCAGGAAGCCCCAAAGTTCTGCCAGGAAGCTATTTGTGGCTCCGATATTGGTCGTAAACCCAATCAACCAGCGCCCTGTGTGGCCTCGAATGATCCCCCCGGCACTTGCTAATCCCGAACTAGCTTTCAGAGCGCCGTCTGTATTAATTTTAACAAACCCAGGTTGAGGCGGTGACCATGAGACCCAAAGTTGCCTCGCCGTCAACGGACCAGTCCGTTTGAGGAGTAGACGTTGAGCTTCCACCGCTTCAGACGTTGCTTTTTCACAATCATGGTTGCTGGGAGGAGCGTATTCTTAAAGACGAGGTCGTTCCTATTTTTCCATATGTTCCACAGGATATAGGGAAAGATAATCCGCCAGCTAAGCCCCAATCCGCATGTCTGGTTGTTGATGCATGCCTTTTCCATCCAGGTAGACAACGGGAGGTGAAAGCTTGAAGCGAAGTCCGTCGGCGGGGAAGACGCAGCCCAACAATCTGTCGCTATCTCACATCTTCTGAAAATGTGATCCAATGATTCCTCCTCGACTCCGCATCTCTGGCAATCTGCTGCATCAGTAAGATTACGGCGCTTACGTTCAGTGTTGGTCATCAGCCCGTTTAAAGTGATTTTCTAGAATAAAAGCTTAATCTTTTCCACGCATGGCATCTTCCAAATCCACGCATGTGATGGATCCATGTCTTTATAGCCtgcaataaaagaaaaagtcGAAGACACCGAAACTAAACCAGTATTGGAATGCGGCCAGGTTAGTGAGTCTACCTTATTATGGGCAATTGAAATGGGCACTGCACGAATCTCCTGAACTTTGTCATTCGGCAGGATATTATTGAGAGCAGTAATATCCCAGTTTCTTTGTGCAGTGATGAAATCGCTAACTTTGGTGGGATTATCGGCCGCCAACGGAGCAGAAATATTTGTGTAGGCAAGTGGTCCCGCACCGGTCCACCAATCATTCCAAAAATTAATAGACTCCCCATTACCGACTTTCCATTGTAGGCCCTTTGCAAGAATGTCTCTACCTTTTAAGATACTTCTCCAGCCCCACGAACTATTCGAACATGTTGGAAGCTGAAGGAAATCGGCTTCTTTGACATATTTGTCTCGCAAGACTTTGACCCAAAGCTTATTGTGATTCGTGGAGATTTGCCATGCCATCTTAGTAAGGAATGCCAGGTTGAAATCACGGGCCTTTCTGAGACCTAATCCACCCATATCTCGGGGTCTACAGATGTCGGACCAATTGATCATGTGGATTCTTCTAGAGTTGTCTTCGTGCCCCCACAGGAAGTTTCTGCAAACCCTGTCAATATCGTTACAGACACTTACCGGGATAGACATAGCCTGCATGGTATAGGTTGGGACAGAAGCTAGGGAGGACTGAGTCAGGATCCGTCTCCCCGCCATGCTAAGAGTATTCGCCTTCCATGTAGAcaatttctttctcattttatcaACCACGACAGTAAAAGTGTTCCGAGAGACTCGCTTCTGCAGCATGGGCATGCCTAGGTAGTTCCCAAGATTGTTGGAGGTTGGGATACTCATTTTCTTCCCAATCCGGTTTTTAAGCCCTGCATTTAAGTTAGTGGAACAAAAAATAGTGGATTTAGACAAATTTACCTTGAGTCCTGACGCCTGACTGAAAGAATTGAGACAATCGATCATGGTTTTGGCTTGGCGTTCTGATACCTCCCCGAAAAGCATGAGGTCGTCTGCAAAAAAGAGGTGAGAAATACCAATGCCCCCCCTAGAGATATGGATTGGTTTCCAGCTACCTGCATTTACTTTACTTTGAATCTCATAAGCTAGTCTCTCCATCACCAGATTAAAGAGGTAGGGGGCCAACGGATCCCCTTGACGGAGACCCCGACCTAGACCGAAAGCTGGAAGCTGACCCCCGTTCCAGAGGATAGCAATGTCACTTTCTCGGAGCGAAAATAAAAGGAGATCGATGAGAGGTTTAGGAAAGCCATACCCCGTCAAAGTGTCTTCCAAAAAGGACCAGGAAACACTATCATAAGCTTTATGAAGGTCTATTTTTACAATCATCAGACCCTTCTTTCCCTTTCTAGTATTCATGGTGTGGATAATCTCTTGTGTTAGGATTACGTTGTCCATCGTCGAGCGTCCCGGGAGGAAGCTTTTTTTATGCGGTCCTATCACATTGCACATAATCGGTCTTAATCTATTCACCAAGACCTTCGAGATCACTTTGAACGCCACATTGAGGAGAGTGATCGGTCGAAAGTCTGCCGCGGATTCGGGGATCTCCTTTTTTGGAATGAGGGTCACGAAGGCTTTAAGTAATGCTTTGTTGACGGTCTCATTCTCAATGGCCTGATTGACCATGTTGGTGAGGGCTAGTCCAACCTCattccaaaaatgttgaaagaaaattaCCGGGATCCCATCCAGTCCCGGACTCCCATATTTTTTCATTCCAAAAGTGGCCTTTCTGACTTCATCAAGTGAGGCTCTGCGAGATAAGCCGGCGGCCTGGGCAGGGGGGATCACATGGGTTTCCGGGATCTGCACCAGGTTGGCAGCCTCATTTGAATCGACCCTACGAAAGAGAGATGTAAAATAGTCAATAATGTGGTTATTAAGAACAGAATGATCATCAGTCCAATTCCCGTGGATCTTGAGGAATCTGATTCTGTTTTTGTTTCTCCTAATTAAAGCTGCGTTATGATAGAAACGGGTATTACGATCCTCGTCTCTAATCCAATCCATTCTGGATTTCTGAAACCACAACGCTTCTTCTTGATCAAGCACCTCGTTAAGCTCGCCAATGAGCTGTCTTTCAAGGGTTTGAAGCCCACTGGAAGAACCAAAGTTAGGCTTGCACTGAATCTCTTGAATTTTTGTTTCTAAGCGTCGCTTCCtcttgaaaatattcccaaaCACATTACGGTTCCACTAAATACTTTTGCGTGTCACCGTTGAGATCACATTTTCTATAGTCTGCGAACTATCTTCTGTGGCCTTAGTCCAGATGGCTCTATAGTCCTCTCTATTTAACCACGCCGCTTCAAAACGGACTGGTCTCAACGTTCTATCAGGAGGACTACCAGCTTTTTCAATAAAGATAATAGGATTGTGAACTGAACAAAGGCGGGGGAGGACCGCCACTTTCGCTTCCGGGAAAGCTATTTGGGCGTTAATATTCCACAGCACTCTATCCAGTCTTCTCATCTGCAAAATCCTATTCCCCACGAACCGATACCAAGTGAATTTGGACCCCGAGGCACCCGGGTCGATGAGACTACAATCACTGAGGGCTTCTGTAAATCTTTGTAATTGGTTGGGGTTAATTGTAGCACTACCCCATTGCTCGTCAATAGTAGCAATATCGTTGAAATCTCCTAGAATAATCCAGGGATTATGGATGGAAGTAACAAGAGACCTGCAATAGTTTCAAAACCTGCACTTGGACAGAAGGTTAGGACGAACAtaagaaaaagtaataaagCAATTCTCCGACCTTTGATTCACTTTCGTGTGAATGGCTTGAGAATTATGGCTAATCACCTCAAGGTCAATGTTGCCTTGTTTCCAGAAAAGAAGTAAACCTCCAGCGAAACCAAGAGGTTCAACCAAGAAATGGTTATTGAAACCCAAATTATAAGCTAACTTGATCATGTTATCCGCCCTAGAGGACCAGATTTCTAAGAGACAGAGGGCGTCGTCTTTGGACGAAGTCAAAAGCTCCTTAACGTGCTTTCTAACCCGTCCATTAACGATACCTCTACAGTTCTAAGAAATGACTTTCATTGGGAAACAGTCGCAGAAGGGGAAGATTGGTTACCGCCTTCCCCCGGCGTGAAACCAGGCATAGTGCCTAAACCCATATGGCTAGGTCCAGCTTTCGTAGCATCCCGAATGGACGAACGAGGTTCACCAAAGCGGAAAATCCCCTGATTTTCCCTATGACCATTCAAACTCGCAGCATAGGAGTCTGACAAGTTACTGGGAGGTTCAGTCCCATTACCTCTACCCGAACCAGCACTCATCCCTTTCCCACGTGAAGAACCATTTCTACCACCACGGCCCCTATTATTCTGGGCAGAGTTATGGTGATAGTCAGGTCGAGTCGTGGTGACGCGACTCTGGTGAGAAGCCGTGTGGTTTTGGGGTGGGTTGTAGCGGGCTGGGGACTTACCTTTAGACCCTTTACTAGGGTTTCCACTTGGTGTTCGGTCGGCCGCTTTGGCGCGATTTGAAGGTGGTGCATCAGCTTCCCGAACATCAGTCAAAACTCCAAACTGATTCCTACGTTTAGGCTGCGTGTTGTTGGATTTTTTGGGCTGTCTTTGTTGTTTAGTAGGCGCTGGAGGTTTGGCCTTTTTCGTCACCAACATCCACGACCCGTAGCGAGTCTTACTCTGGTTCGTTATCGGGGGAGAACGGCGAGCTATCCACCTGAGGCACTCCCTCAGCCTCAGGCATTGGCGTTTCATTAAGATCCATGTTCGGAGTATCTGTTGTAGTCGTCTTGCTAGCGGGGCAAGATTGTTCCCGGTGGCCGACTATGCCACAGCCAAAACAGACAATGTGAAGCCCTTCATACTCAACAGTTTGGACGGAGTCTTGAACCCATATCTCTGAGACGAGGGGTTTATTAAGATCAACTTCCACCGCCGCTCTAGCGAACCTTCCCTTTGATGCCACGGTGGTTGTCCTGTCAAGCTTGAGTGGTTTTCCCACACTTTCTAATATGCTTCGAATCGTATCATCTCTGAAGTATTCCATTGGCAGCTCTGGGAGCCTGATCCAGACCGCCATTTTCGACAGCTTTGCAGTACAAGGTCTATACTCCGGTTCCCACCTCTGAATCACCAGGTAATTGTCGTATATCTTGCACGGCCCATCCAGTAGCGCATGGAGATAATCATTCTTATTATCGAACCGAGCGACAAAGCATCCATAACCGATGTCAATAAGCGTAATCTTTCCCTGCAGACCCCAAATGGTAGGGAGCCTCTGATTAAGAACGTGAAAGTTGATGTTCTTTCCCAAGTACGTTATGATTAGTGCCATCTTCCAAGCACTGCAGAGTTCTTTACGTAGTTCCTTAGAAAACCTCACCCGAGGTCTGTCATCGTTGGCATCAATCGCGTCGAGGTCTGAGTCTGAGTCGATTTCGGGATCCTCAAAAGCCCAGACATTATCATCAACTCGACTTGTATCCTCCATAACTGGGATGTTCATAGACGCCACCGCATTTGCAAAAGATCTTTTGGTTGAACGAGGTTTCTTCGCTACATGGTTTGGGATGTCATTCTCCTCCATTGCCACGTCCGGCGGCTGGCCACCTGGTTCCGGCGGCGCTTGCGCCATCACAACCCTACTTACGCCGCCGCAACGGCTAgggtaaaaagaaaaagttaccAAAAATAACTGGAACAACGGTAGGAAAAGTTTTCTGTGCTAGAGAGCGTTTTTCATTAAAATGGGGGTTCCATCACTGATTATACATGAATACAGTTTACTCAATGTATATCTTTGAATAACCTAGTGGGATAGTTCAAGTGGCatgtgagctctctttgtggaaAGAATTTCAGGAGAACCCGGGTTTAATTCTTAGAAGTGACAACTTGCTCATTCtcgtaaatttaccaaaaatatatatatctttgaaTAGTAAATACAAATTTTTCTCGGGATCTAAAAAAAGGGGTTAGTGTGGAAGCAATAAATGATggttttgtatgtttttttcttGGACGTCAATTGCTCACTAACGTGAACACAATATACTGCACACTCTTATAATTTTCCACCGGGGTTGGACTTTTGGTTTTCATGTGATCATGCGTTGTCATCCCTTAAGGACTATATGTGTTAGTTTGCAAAGAttttaattgaataaataaaaacgagttaatacccaatttagtcctagactatagtggttttactcaatttagtcctaagtgactttttgtactcaattaagtcccagactttgatgattttacccaattaagtcctccgtTAACAATTCCGTTAGTTGATGGTTAAAAGTAgggttaatatggtaatttatcaTCCATCCTCCCTTTTGGTCAAAttgtcatcttcttcctcatttctcctccatcttctttctaactgtaattaaaaaaaaaaaaaaaaaaacttaaactagcaagaaaaattgtgaaaaagaaTAGAGTCAAAGGCGTTTGAAGTCATGGAATAGCCTTTGATCATGGTGTTCCACAAATGGGCATTAGGTTTCTTCGATCGGAGTGAAGAGAGAAAACGCATAGGAAGAGGCCAGGGAACGCATGCAGGGATATGCAGTGGTCGAGTAGTTTCCTGAGCCATGAATTCTGGTGGCAGAGACCACATGTGATAAACAGAGAGTGAATTTGCATGAGGCGGATGAAGCTCCCTtttttctgtgtagttgtgcaGTGAGTTTTGATGCCAGAAGTTCAGCGAGCTCATCAATGGTAGGCTATGTCCTCTTTTCCTTGACCACCTTCTTCTTTTACCACCGTTTTGAACTTTGCATCTCCTCCCCAATCTCCCCGCCATCAACTTTCCTACAACTTCCATCATCATAACCACAagccccaaaaaataaaatctcacCACAAAACCTAACCCAcgcctccccccccccccccccc from Ipomoea triloba cultivar NCNSP0323 chromosome 7, ASM357664v1 encodes:
- the LOC116024425 gene encoding uncharacterized protein LOC116024425, with amino-acid sequence MAQAPPEPGGQPPDVAMEENDIPNHVAKKPRSTKRSFANAVASMNIPVMEDTSRVDDNVWAFEDPEIDSDSDLDAIDANDDRPRVRFSKELRKELCSAWKMALIITYLGKNINFHVLNQRLPTIWGLQGKITLIDIGYGCFVARFDNKNDYLHALLDGPCKIYDNYLVIQRWEPEYRPCTAKLSKMAVWIRLPELPMEYFRDDTIRSILESVGKPLKLDRTTTVASKGRFARAAVEVDLNKPLVSEIWVQDSVQTVEYEGLHIVCFGCGIVGHREQSCPASKTTTTDTPNMDLNETPMPEAEGVPQVDSSPFSPDNEPE
- the LOC116024424 gene encoding uncharacterized protein LOC116024424; the protein is MTNTERKRRNLTDAADCQRCGVEEESLDHIFRRCEIATDCWAASSPPTDFASSFHLPLSTWMEKACINNQTCGLGLSWRIIFPYILWNIWKNRNDLVFKNTLLPATMIVKKQRLKRWKLNVYSSNGLLPGRTLGLPDGLIIAKTRGFTHIIAETDSEALVQALDNGPRGDPSGSTLILDCYSLMNQFQEIKTTHVSREGNQCADFLANMGQNAAWGTTVLDHPPDGLSGLLNRDAMGSSTCRRR